A region of Candidatus Saccharimonadales bacterium DNA encodes the following proteins:
- the smpB gene encoding SsrA-binding protein SmpB, with protein sequence MRAYNPITINRRAKYDYAITDRIIAGISLQGPEVKSVRLGRADLKGGFATLSGGELWLNNLHIPLYQPAGEQLGSQPDRRRKLLIHKRQLKKVEALKQSGLNLIPLSIGKQGRFIKLELGIGRGKKRYDKRHSIKQRMADREALQKIKHKAK encoded by the coding sequence ATGCGTGCCTACAATCCAATCACTATCAACCGCCGAGCTAAATATGACTATGCCATCACTGACCGGATCATAGCTGGTATTAGCTTGCAGGGACCCGAAGTCAAAAGCGTCCGTCTTGGCCGGGCAGACCTTAAGGGCGGCTTCGCAACGCTAAGCGGCGGGGAGCTATGGCTGAATAATCTCCACATCCCGCTCTACCAGCCGGCCGGTGAGCAGCTCGGCAGTCAGCCGGATCGCCGTCGAAAATTACTGATCCATAAACGCCAACTTAAAAAGGTTGAGGCCTTAAAGCAGTCCGGGTTGAACCTTATTCCGCTAAGCATCGGCAAGCAGGGCCGATTTATCAAACTTGAGCTCGGCATTGGACGCGGTAAAAAACGCTACGACAAGCGGCACAGCATTAAGCAACGCATGGCAGATCGCGAAGCCTTGCAGAAGATTAAACACAAAGCCAAATAG